The following are encoded together in the Candidatus Eisenbacteria bacterium genome:
- a CDS encoding L-threonylcarbamoyladenylate synthase, with translation MTRAQTPQTRVIKADPEAPEAEAIERAVSVLRTGGVLALPTDTLYGLSASLSMTDAIRRIIALKKRDAKKPFILLVGERDWVSRYVKAVTPEAEALMKGFWPGPLSLILSPQDDLPSEVRERDGIALRQPSSKLCLSILELLGEGMVSTSANVSGSTPPRTCKEVLRNFETGIDLVIDGGISPQALASTVVDVRISPPSIIREGAIPAQRITALLKQSRHSA, from the coding sequence ATGACTCGCGCTCAGACACCACAGACAAGAGTAATCAAGGCCGACCCCGAAGCACCGGAAGCAGAGGCAATAGAGAGAGCTGTCTCTGTTCTTAGGACCGGCGGAGTTCTCGCGCTTCCGACGGACACCCTCTACGGTCTAAGCGCATCTCTCTCGATGACAGACGCGATCCGGAGAATCATCGCGCTCAAGAAAAGGGATGCAAAAAAGCCGTTTATTCTGCTCGTGGGAGAACGAGACTGGGTATCGCGATACGTGAAAGCCGTGACTCCGGAAGCAGAAGCCCTTATGAAAGGTTTCTGGCCCGGGCCTCTGAGTCTCATTCTCTCTCCGCAGGATGACCTTCCCTCCGAGGTAAGAGAAAGAGACGGGATAGCGCTCCGGCAGCCATCAAGCAAGCTCTGCCTCTCGATTCTCGAATTGCTTGGTGAAGGAATGGTCTCGACCAGCGCTAATGTGTCCGGCTCTACTCCCCCGCGTACATGCAAGGAGGTTCTCAGGAATTTCGAGACCGGAATCGACCTTGTGATTGACGGAGGAATATCCCCGCAGGCTCTCGCCTCGACAGTTGTGGACGTCAGAATCTCGCCTCCATCAATCATCAGAGAAGGAGCGATTCCCGCGCAGAGGATTACGGCGCTCCTCAAGCAGTCAAGGCACTCTGCATAG
- a CDS encoding branched-chain amino acid transaminase, whose product MEKASKIWMNGTLVDWDNAKIHILSHVVHYGSSIFEGIRCYKTPKGPAVFRLDAHTDRMFDSCKIYRMEIPYSKDEIEEAVKATIKANGFEECYIRPLVYRGFGELGVNPVNCPVDVAIAVWPWGKYLGQDATEKGVDVRVSSWDRMAPNTFPALAKTGGNYMNSQLIKMDALVDGYSEGIALDPAGHVSEGSGENIFVVRKGEIFTPPMGASILLGITRDSVMVLAKEMGYVVREEPIPREFLYIADEVFFTGSAAEVTPINSIDKIVIGKGGRGPVTKRIQEAFFGIIDGKVEDKHGWLAYVQSPSYAKASR is encoded by the coding sequence ATGGAAAAAGCAAGCAAAATCTGGATGAACGGCACGCTGGTTGACTGGGACAATGCAAAGATCCATATTCTCTCCCACGTTGTCCACTACGGCTCGAGCATTTTCGAAGGCATAAGATGCTACAAAACACCGAAAGGCCCCGCGGTCTTCAGACTTGATGCTCACACAGACAGGATGTTCGACTCGTGCAAAATCTACAGAATGGAAATTCCTTACTCGAAAGACGAAATTGAAGAGGCTGTCAAGGCAACGATCAAGGCGAATGGATTTGAAGAGTGTTACATAAGACCGCTCGTTTACAGGGGATTCGGAGAGCTTGGCGTGAACCCGGTGAATTGCCCGGTCGATGTTGCAATTGCCGTCTGGCCGTGGGGAAAATACCTGGGACAAGACGCCACTGAAAAGGGCGTGGACGTGCGCGTCTCTTCGTGGGACAGAATGGCACCGAACACTTTCCCGGCCCTAGCGAAAACCGGCGGGAACTACATGAACTCGCAGCTCATAAAGATGGACGCATTGGTTGACGGCTACAGTGAGGGGATCGCACTTGACCCGGCAGGACATGTGAGTGAAGGTTCCGGCGAGAACATATTCGTTGTGAGGAAGGGTGAGATATTCACTCCTCCGATGGGGGCGTCGATTCTTCTGGGAATAACGAGAGATTCCGTCATGGTGCTCGCGAAGGAAATGGGATATGTAGTCCGCGAGGAACCCATTCCGAGGGAATTTCTCTATATTGCGGACGAGGTCTTCTTCACAGGGAGCGCGGCAGAAGTGACCCCCATAAATTCCATTGACAAGATCGTAATCGGCAAGGGCGGAAGGGGGCCTGTAACCAAGAGGATTCAGGAAGCCTTCTTCGGCATAATAGATGGAAAAGTCGAAGACAAGCATGGATGGCTTGCTTACGTTCAGTCGCCAAGCTATGCGAAGGCTTCGAGATAA
- a CDS encoding low molecular weight protein arginine phosphatase, whose product MRTLKVLFVCTGNTCRSPIAEGILRKLCSERRIKEVEVRSCGTIAALGSTVPPIALEVAKRRQIDLSGHRSAPLTKELIEGSDVILGMDESHVERVIELVPGAKTRAFLLSEFCGGCVPSRRDIVDPAGGQERAYEESLTMIESLVNKSLELLTRMVREKDGKGEKGAWKKQAKSG is encoded by the coding sequence ATGCGAACGTTGAAAGTCCTTTTTGTCTGTACTGGGAATACATGCAGAAGTCCGATTGCCGAAGGTATTCTTAGGAAGCTCTGTTCCGAGCGCAGGATCAAGGAAGTTGAAGTCAGGTCTTGCGGAACGATAGCTGCTCTTGGAAGTACGGTCCCTCCAATTGCCTTAGAGGTCGCGAAGAGAAGACAAATCGACCTTTCCGGGCACAGATCAGCTCCGCTTACGAAGGAGCTTATCGAAGGCTCTGATGTGATTCTGGGGATGGACGAGTCACATGTTGAGAGGGTAATTGAACTGGTTCCCGGGGCAAAGACAAGAGCATTCCTTCTGAGCGAATTCTGCGGTGGCTGTGTGCCCTCTCGACGGGATATTGTTGATCCGGCAGGAGGGCAAGAGAGAGCTTATGAGGAATCGTTAACAATGATTGAGAGTCTTGTGAATAAGTCTCTCGAGCTTCTGACCAGAATGGTTCGGGAAAAGGATGGGAAAGGAGAGAAGGGAGCATGGAAAAAGCAAGCAAAATCTGGATGA
- the glyA gene encoding serine hydroxymethyltransferase, with translation MANLERTDPEIASAILGEVGRQRGTLELIASENFVSEAVLEALGSPLTNKYAEGYPKKRYYGGCEFVDVAETLAIERVKRLFSAEHANVQPHSGSQANMSTYFAFLNMGDTILGMNLSHGGHLTHGHPVNFSGRFFKVVHYGVSKETERIDYDELRKIALEHKPKLIIAGASAYPRIIDFPKFREIADEVGAYLVVDMAHIAGLISAGIHPSPVPYADAVTSTTHKTLRGPRGGFILCKEKHAKAIDKSNFPGMQGGPLMHVVAAKAVCFKEAMADSFKAYQKQIVSNASALCETIKKRGFHIVSGGTDNHLMLVNLKANGVTGKDAERVLEAVGITVNKNTVPFDEQPPTVASGIRIGTPAVTTRGMKEAEMERIGTFICDTLANVGDPVVLEEVKKDIQSFSKKFPLYEERT, from the coding sequence ATGGCCAATCTTGAGCGAACGGATCCGGAAATAGCGAGTGCAATCCTGGGTGAAGTCGGACGGCAGAGGGGAACGCTCGAGCTCATAGCTTCAGAGAATTTTGTGAGCGAAGCCGTGCTTGAAGCGCTCGGCTCGCCCTTGACAAACAAGTATGCCGAGGGTTATCCGAAAAAGAGATACTACGGCGGGTGCGAGTTCGTAGACGTTGCCGAGACTCTCGCCATCGAACGCGTGAAGAGACTCTTCTCGGCCGAGCACGCCAACGTTCAACCTCACTCTGGCTCCCAGGCGAACATGTCCACGTATTTTGCGTTCCTCAACATGGGTGACACCATTCTGGGAATGAATCTTTCGCACGGAGGGCACCTCACTCACGGGCACCCGGTCAACTTCTCCGGGAGATTCTTCAAGGTAGTCCACTATGGAGTTTCGAAGGAGACCGAAAGAATAGATTATGACGAGCTGAGAAAAATTGCCCTCGAACACAAGCCGAAACTTATCATAGCAGGAGCAAGCGCCTATCCCAGGATCATAGATTTTCCGAAGTTCAGAGAAATCGCTGATGAAGTTGGAGCATATCTGGTCGTTGACATGGCGCACATAGCCGGCCTCATCTCTGCAGGAATTCACCCAAGCCCGGTTCCGTATGCCGATGCTGTCACGAGCACCACGCATAAAACACTGCGCGGCCCAAGAGGAGGATTCATTCTCTGTAAAGAGAAGCATGCAAAAGCAATCGACAAGAGCAACTTTCCGGGCATGCAGGGCGGACCGCTAATGCACGTGGTTGCTGCCAAGGCGGTTTGTTTCAAGGAGGCGATGGCAGACTCGTTCAAGGCCTATCAGAAGCAGATTGTCTCGAATGCCTCAGCCCTTTGCGAGACAATAAAGAAGAGAGGATTCCACATCGTTTCCGGAGGGACTGACAATCATCTGATGCTTGTGAATCTGAAAGCAAATGGCGTGACGGGGAAAGATGCGGAAAGAGTGCTTGAGGCTGTTGGCATAACCGTGAACAAGAACACTGTGCCTTTTGACGAGCAGCCCCCGACGGTGGCAAGTGGAATACGCATAGGCACGCCTGCCGTGACCACCAGGGGAATGAAAGAAGCGGAGATGGAGAGGATCGGCACATTTATTTGCGATACTCTCGCAAACGTGGGTGATCCGGTTGTCCTTGAAGAAGTGAAAAAGGATATCCAGAGTTTCTCCAAGAAGTTTCCTCTCTATGAAGAAAGGACTTGA
- the rpiB gene encoding ribose 5-phosphate isomerase B yields MKIAIAADHQGIKLKEALRVFLLSLSHEVSDLGPEGEQSVDYTDYGFPVAEGVASGKWERGILICKTGIGMSIVANKVPGVRAALCMDEEIAKLSREHNDSNVLVLAAMRTDAEKAKRILKVWLEAGFLGERHGRRIGKIKSYERERSCANNKQDGQS; encoded by the coding sequence ATGAAGATAGCAATAGCAGCAGACCATCAGGGGATCAAGCTTAAGGAAGCCCTCAGAGTTTTCCTTCTCTCGCTTTCGCACGAGGTGTCCGACCTCGGACCCGAAGGAGAGCAGTCGGTTGATTATACTGACTACGGATTTCCTGTTGCCGAAGGAGTGGCCTCGGGGAAGTGGGAAAGGGGCATTCTCATCTGCAAAACCGGAATAGGAATGTCAATCGTCGCAAACAAAGTTCCGGGAGTGAGAGCGGCGCTGTGCATGGATGAAGAAATCGCGAAACTTTCAAGAGAACATAACGATTCGAATGTCCTGGTTCTGGCAGCAATGAGGACCGACGCCGAGAAAGCGAAACGCATCTTGAAAGTGTGGCTCGAAGCTGGTTTCTTGGGCGAGCGCCATGGGAGAAGAATCGGAAAGATCAAGTCCTATGAGAGAGAAAGAAGCTGTGCCAACAACAAACAAGATGGCCAATCTTGA